Proteins encoded together in one Lathyrus oleraceus cultivar Zhongwan6 chromosome 5, CAAS_Psat_ZW6_1.0, whole genome shotgun sequence window:
- the LOC127084691 gene encoding uncharacterized protein LOC127084691 yields the protein MLSLPPPPPLHPTTNETKQVPLDQIVISNEANFPTTTKLRRPPNLRQLRFQRTNPIIWFGAILCLIFSLVLIFFGVTTLIIFLAIKPKNPTFDIPNANLNLVYFDSPQYFNGDFTLLANFTNPNTKIDVSFESLDVELFFSDAIISAQSIQPFTERKKESRLQSLNFISSLVFLPKDLGVKLQRQVESNQIVYNVRGTFKVRVNLGLFHLSYLLHSRCQMVLTSPPSGVLVARKCITKR from the coding sequence ATGCTTTCTCTTCCACCACCTCCTCCTTTGCATCCAACCACAAATGAAACCAAACAAGTCCCTCTAGACCAAATTGTCATATCAAATGAAGCAAATTTTCCAACCACAACAAAGTTAAGAAGGCCACCAAATCTAAGACAACTTAGGTTTCAAAGAACCAATCCAATAATATGGTTTGGAGCAATATTGTGTCTCATATTCAGCCTTGTACTAATTTTCTTTGGTGTCACAACTTTGATAATCTTCTTAGCCATCAAACCGAAAAACCCTACATTTGACATACCTAATGCGAATCTCAATCTTGTATACTTTGACTCACCTCAATATTTCAATGGTGACTTCACACTCCTTGCAAATTTCACTAACCCCAACACCAAAATTGATGTGAGTTTTGAGTCATTAGACGTAGAGCTTTTCTTTTCAGATGCGATCATATCAGCACAGTCGATTCAGCCTTTTACTGAAAGGAAGAAGGAAAGTAGGTTGCAATCATTGAACTTTATATCAAGCTTGGTGTTCTTGCCTAAGGATCTTGGTGTGAAACTTCAAAGGCAAGTGGAGAGTAACCAGATTGTTTACAATGTAAGAGGAACATTTAAAGTTAGAGTGAATTTGGGACTTTTTCATTTGTCTTATTTGTTGCATAGTAGATGTCAGATGGTGTTGACTAGTCCACCAAGTGGTGTCTTAGTAGCAAGAAAGTGCATCACAAAGAGATGA
- the LOC127084690 gene encoding uridine kinase-like protein 4 isoform X2: protein MYNQPFVIGVAGGAASGKKTVCDMIVQQLHDQRVVLVNQDSFYNNLSEEERSRVQDYNFDHPDAFDTGELLRVMDKLKHGEAVDIPKYDFKSYKTDTLRRVNPSDVIILEGILVFHDPRVRELMNMKIFVDTDADVRLARRIRRDTSEKDRDIGVILDQYSKFVKPAFDDFILPTKKYADIIIPRGGDNHVAIDLIVQHIRTKLGQHDLCKIYPNLYVIQSTFQIRGMHTLIRDAQITKHDFVFYSDRLIRLVVEHGLGHLPFTEKQVITPTGSVYTGVDFCKRLCGVSVIRSGESMENALRACCKGIKIGKILIHREGDNGEQLIYEKLPNDISERHVLLLDPILGTGNSAVHAISLLIRKGVPESNIIFLNLISAPKGVHVVCKSFPRIKIVTSEIEIGLNEDFRVIPGMGEFGDRYFGTDDDDEQVVVASQK, encoded by the exons ATGTACAATCAACCTTTCGTCATAG GTGTTGCTGGAGGTGCGGCATCTGGCAAAAAAACAGTTTGTGATATGATTGTTCAGCAGCTTCATGACCAACGAGTTGTGCTTGTTAATCAG GATTCTTTTTACAATAACCTGAGTGAGGAGGAACGATCAAGGGTACAAGATTACAACTTTGACCATCCTG ATGCTTTTGATACCGGGGAATTGCTTCGTGTTATGGACAAATTGAAGCACGGTGAAGCTGTAGATATTCCAAAGTATGATTTTAAGAGTTACAAAACTGACACGTTAAGAAGG GTGAACCCTTCAGATGTTATAATTTTGGAAGGCATCCTTGTTTTCCATGATCCACGTGTTAGGGAGTTGATGAATATGAAGATATTTGTTGATACAG ATGCTGATGTTCGTTTGGCAAGAAGGATTAGGCGTGATACCAGCGAGAAGGATCGGGACATTGGAGTGATTCTTGATCAG TATTCAAAATTTGTGAAGCCAGCTTTTGATGACTTTATTCTTCCAACAAAGAAGTATGCTGATATAATCATACCTCGTGGAGGAGATAATCATGTGGCTATTGATTTGATTGTTCAGCATATCCGCACAAAGCTTGGTCAGCATGACCTTTGTAAAATATATCCGAATTTATATGTCATTCAGTCGACATTTCAG ATACGCGGTATGCATACCTTGATACGTGATGCTCAGATAACGAAGCATGATTTTGTATTTTATTCTGATCGTTTGATTCGTTTG GTCGTAGAACATGGTTTAGGACATCTTCCATTTACAGAAAAACAAGTAATCACTCCCACAG GTTCTGTTTACACTGGTGTGGATTTTTGCAAAAGGTTGTGTGGTGTCTCTGTCATCAGAAG TGGGGAGAGTATGGAGAATGCCTTAAGAGCATGCTGTAAAGGTATTAAGATTGGAAAAATTCTGATCCACAGAGAAGGCGACAATGGTGAACAG CTAATATATGAAAAATTGCCAAACGACATCTCAGAAAGGCATGTGTTACTATTGGACCCTATTCTCGGCACAG GTAATTCGGCTGTTCATGCAATTTCTTTACTTATAAGAAAGGGTGTGCCAGAATCCAACATTATATTTCTTAATCTCATCTCT GCTCCTAAAGGGGTTCACGTGGTCTGCAAAAGTTTTCCAAGAATTAAAATAGTGACATCTGAGATAGAGATTGGTTTGAATGAAGATTTCCGTGTCATACCGGGAATGGGCGAGTTTGGAGATCGGTACTTTGGAacagatgatgatgatgaacaagTGGTGGTTGCTTCACAGAAGTGA
- the LOC127084690 gene encoding uridine kinase-like protein 4 isoform X1 — protein MGGAKSAVDLMESSSEVHFSGFHTDGFEQREASIEQPTTSATEMYNQPFVIGVAGGAASGKKTVCDMIVQQLHDQRVVLVNQDSFYNNLSEEERSRVQDYNFDHPDAFDTGELLRVMDKLKHGEAVDIPKYDFKSYKTDTLRRVNPSDVIILEGILVFHDPRVRELMNMKIFVDTDADVRLARRIRRDTSEKDRDIGVILDQYSKFVKPAFDDFILPTKKYADIIIPRGGDNHVAIDLIVQHIRTKLGQHDLCKIYPNLYVIQSTFQIRGMHTLIRDAQITKHDFVFYSDRLIRLVVEHGLGHLPFTEKQVITPTGSVYTGVDFCKRLCGVSVIRSGESMENALRACCKGIKIGKILIHREGDNGEQLIYEKLPNDISERHVLLLDPILGTGNSAVHAISLLIRKGVPESNIIFLNLISAPKGVHVVCKSFPRIKIVTSEIEIGLNEDFRVIPGMGEFGDRYFGTDDDDEQVVVASQK, from the exons ATGGGTGGTGCTAAGTCAGCTGTTGATTTAATGGAATCTTCATCTGAAGTTCATTTTTCTGGATTTCACACAGATGGTTTTGAGCAAAGAGAAGCTAGCATAGAACAACCAACAACATCAGCAACCGAAATGTACAATCAACCTTTCGTCATAG GTGTTGCTGGAGGTGCGGCATCTGGCAAAAAAACAGTTTGTGATATGATTGTTCAGCAGCTTCATGACCAACGAGTTGTGCTTGTTAATCAG GATTCTTTTTACAATAACCTGAGTGAGGAGGAACGATCAAGGGTACAAGATTACAACTTTGACCATCCTG ATGCTTTTGATACCGGGGAATTGCTTCGTGTTATGGACAAATTGAAGCACGGTGAAGCTGTAGATATTCCAAAGTATGATTTTAAGAGTTACAAAACTGACACGTTAAGAAGG GTGAACCCTTCAGATGTTATAATTTTGGAAGGCATCCTTGTTTTCCATGATCCACGTGTTAGGGAGTTGATGAATATGAAGATATTTGTTGATACAG ATGCTGATGTTCGTTTGGCAAGAAGGATTAGGCGTGATACCAGCGAGAAGGATCGGGACATTGGAGTGATTCTTGATCAG TATTCAAAATTTGTGAAGCCAGCTTTTGATGACTTTATTCTTCCAACAAAGAAGTATGCTGATATAATCATACCTCGTGGAGGAGATAATCATGTGGCTATTGATTTGATTGTTCAGCATATCCGCACAAAGCTTGGTCAGCATGACCTTTGTAAAATATATCCGAATTTATATGTCATTCAGTCGACATTTCAG ATACGCGGTATGCATACCTTGATACGTGATGCTCAGATAACGAAGCATGATTTTGTATTTTATTCTGATCGTTTGATTCGTTTG GTCGTAGAACATGGTTTAGGACATCTTCCATTTACAGAAAAACAAGTAATCACTCCCACAG GTTCTGTTTACACTGGTGTGGATTTTTGCAAAAGGTTGTGTGGTGTCTCTGTCATCAGAAG TGGGGAGAGTATGGAGAATGCCTTAAGAGCATGCTGTAAAGGTATTAAGATTGGAAAAATTCTGATCCACAGAGAAGGCGACAATGGTGAACAG CTAATATATGAAAAATTGCCAAACGACATCTCAGAAAGGCATGTGTTACTATTGGACCCTATTCTCGGCACAG GTAATTCGGCTGTTCATGCAATTTCTTTACTTATAAGAAAGGGTGTGCCAGAATCCAACATTATATTTCTTAATCTCATCTCT GCTCCTAAAGGGGTTCACGTGGTCTGCAAAAGTTTTCCAAGAATTAAAATAGTGACATCTGAGATAGAGATTGGTTTGAATGAAGATTTCCGTGTCATACCGGGAATGGGCGAGTTTGGAGATCGGTACTTTGGAacagatgatgatgatgaacaagTGGTGGTTGCTTCACAGAAGTGA